In Flavobacterium sp. N3904, one DNA window encodes the following:
- a CDS encoding TrmH family RNA methyltransferase has product MLSKNQIKLISSLQQKKHRFANQLFFAEGVKVIQELLKSNFELEHLYAIKPDFDEVQSIKKSIVSESELKKISALATPNTCLAVFKIPSNEKIIESGLIVALDSVRDPGNLGTILRLCDWFGIQQLICSNETVDIYNPKVIQATMGSIARVNVNYIDLKSFISKTHLPVFGTFMDGDNIYKTTLPQEGIIVMGNEANGISEELELMIQNRLTIPRFGDLQKTESLNVATATSIILSEFKRRS; this is encoded by the coding sequence ATGCTTAGTAAAAACCAAATAAAGCTTATATCGAGTTTACAACAAAAAAAACATCGTTTTGCAAATCAGCTGTTTTTTGCCGAGGGTGTAAAAGTAATTCAAGAATTACTAAAATCAAATTTTGAGTTGGAACATCTTTACGCCATTAAGCCAGATTTTGATGAAGTACAAAGTATAAAGAAATCAATTGTTTCAGAAAGTGAGTTGAAAAAAATTAGCGCTTTGGCAACGCCAAATACGTGTCTGGCTGTTTTTAAAATTCCTTCAAATGAAAAAATCATAGAATCGGGTTTGATTGTGGCTCTTGATTCTGTAAGAGATCCGGGTAATTTAGGTACAATATTAAGGTTATGCGATTGGTTTGGAATTCAGCAATTAATCTGTTCAAATGAAACAGTAGATATTTATAATCCAAAAGTCATTCAGGCAACTATGGGTTCTATTGCACGGGTAAATGTTAATTATATTGATTTAAAATCTTTTATATCAAAAACGCATCTGCCAGTTTTTGGAACATTTATGGATGGTGATAATATTTATAAAACCACTTTACCTCAGGAGGGTATAATCGTAATGGGGAATGAAGCCAATGGGATTTCAGAAGAGTTGGAGTTAATGATTCAAAATAGATTAACCATTCCCCGTTTTGGAGATCTTCAAAAAACCGAAAGCTTAAATGTAGCTACAGCAACTTCAATTATTTTAAGTGAATTTAAAAGGAGAAGTTAA
- a CDS encoding porin family protein codes for MKKIIVIVLLALAVKGNAQSKGIFSKDPIINLENWQKKYVYFGFFLGVNSYDFKIDYKTVGPDIQVDKSVGFNVGLVTNVRLMEYLDLRFEPGLYYANRILHYPPNASFNSSSDAIREVNSTYINFPLLLKFSSLRTGNVRPYLLGGVSANLNLSSNAKSLDDNLEERFRVKTWTTNYELGFGIDIFSEYFIFSPSIRGSFGISDELIRDKDPNSPWTGNIESMKSRAVLINFTFH; via the coding sequence ATGAAAAAAATAATTGTAATAGTTCTTCTAGCTTTGGCTGTAAAAGGAAATGCCCAGTCAAAGGGAATATTCAGTAAAGACCCCATAATAAATCTTGAAAACTGGCAAAAAAAATATGTCTATTTTGGTTTCTTTTTAGGAGTCAACTCTTATGATTTCAAAATTGATTACAAAACTGTCGGGCCAGATATCCAAGTTGACAAATCAGTAGGATTCAATGTTGGATTGGTAACCAATGTCAGACTTATGGAGTATTTGGATTTACGTTTTGAACCCGGTTTGTATTATGCCAATAGGATTTTGCATTATCCTCCCAATGCAAGTTTTAACTCTTCAAGTGATGCAATCAGGGAAGTAAACAGCACTTATATCAATTTCCCTTTATTATTAAAATTCTCTTCTCTTAGAACTGGCAATGTTCGTCCATATCTTTTGGGTGGTGTTTCGGCAAATTTAAATTTATCCAGTAATGCAAAATCCCTAGATGATAATCTTGAAGAACGATTTAGAGTAAAAACCTGGACAACTAATTATGAATTGGGTTTTGGAATCGATATTTTCTCAGAGTACTTTATATTTTCGCCATCGATAAGAGGTTCTTTTGGCATTTCAGACGAATTAATTCGTGACAAAGACCCAAACAGTCCTTGGACCGGGAATATTGAATCTATGAAGTCAAGAGCAGTTTTAATTAATTTTACTTTTCATTAA
- the ubiE gene encoding bifunctional demethylmenaquinone methyltransferase/2-methoxy-6-polyprenyl-1,4-benzoquinol methylase UbiE, with product MPKEITPYKNSTLSKKEQVATMFDNISGNYDNLNRVISFGIDIKWRKKVLQLVAGTNPDTILDIATGTGDLAILLAQTKASKIIGLDISSGMLEIGVNKIREKNLSKTIEMVLGDSENMPFENDYFDAITVAFGVRNFEHLETGLSEILRVLKPGGIFVILETSVPDKTPYKQGYHFYSNNILPIIGKLFSKDDVAYGYLSESAASFPYGEALNNILRKTGFINVEAMPQTFGVATIYSASKS from the coding sequence ATGCCAAAAGAAATCACACCTTATAAAAATTCGACTCTAAGTAAAAAAGAACAAGTTGCAACTATGTTTGATAACATATCCGGGAATTATGACAATCTAAACCGTGTCATTTCGTTTGGGATAGATATTAAATGGAGAAAAAAAGTTTTACAATTAGTGGCAGGAACAAATCCTGATACTATTTTGGATATTGCAACTGGTACGGGAGATTTAGCTATTTTGCTAGCCCAAACAAAAGCCTCAAAAATTATTGGACTAGACATTTCATCGGGAATGCTGGAAATTGGTGTAAACAAAATTCGAGAAAAAAATCTTTCTAAAACTATAGAAATGGTCTTGGGTGATTCTGAGAACATGCCATTTGAAAATGATTATTTTGATGCAATTACTGTTGCCTTTGGTGTTAGAAATTTTGAGCATCTGGAAACAGGGCTTTCGGAAATTTTAAGAGTCTTAAAACCTGGAGGGATTTTCGTCATTTTAGAAACTTCGGTTCCTGACAAAACTCCTTATAAACAAGGTTATCATTTTTATAGTAACAACATATTACCCATTATAGGAAAATTATTTTCAAAAGATGATGTCGCCTATGGCTATTTGTCTGAATCTGCTGCTTCTTTCCCTTATGGCGAAGCATTAAACAATATTTTGAGAAAAACTGGGTTTATAAATGTTGAAGCTATGCCACAAACATTTGGAGTAGCTACTATATACTCTGCCTCTAAAAGTTAA